The Brachyspira hampsonii genomic interval TAATAAGTTTTTTTATTTTAGGAAAAAAAGAAAGAATTGGGAATTTGGCAATAACAGGTTTATATGTACCTGGTTCTTACAGTAATAATTATATTTATGATTTTAAAGTGGAATATTATACTGATATATTTAGAGATAGTGATATTTATGGCGTTTATTTAAGTAGTAATAGCTTACCTGATTATATAAAAGATATACAAATTAAAAATGGAATTAGGTATGGAAGGTTAATATCAAATGAAGAAATAAACTCTAAAATAGATAATGTCAAATATACTCTTAAATTCAAATTCAAGTTTTTGTCATATATGATTATATTTATAATATTATCTTTTATTTTGATATTTTCATCAAAAATAAATTCATTATTTATGAAAAATAATATTTGCCGTATTTTTGAAATAAAATATTTATGGATTACAATAATTTTTTTATCATCATTAATACTTCCTAATATTGTATATACTATGTTCTACAAACATTTTAATCATGAAAATTTAGATAATAGAAATTTTAATAAATATCCGAATATTCAATCTAATTTTATTGATTTTCCAAAAAATTATGAGGCTTATTTTAATGACTATTTACCTTTTAGAAATGAGTTAATAATTTTAAAAAAGATATAGATGATATATTTGATAGCGGTGAGATAAAAGGTACAAATGAAATGTTATTTGACAAAGTTTCTATAAAATATAATACAGGAGAAATAGATTTTACTTTGGAAGAATTAAATACGATTAAAGATGTTTTGATATTTTTTAGAGATGAGCTTAAAAAAAGAAATATAGAATTCGCATTATTTATAGCACCTAACAAAGAAAGTATATATTATGAATTTATTCCTAAATATATAAAGTTAAAAGATATAAGCACTATTGATAAATTAGTTTCATATTTAAGAGAAAATACTGATATTAATATAATTTATCCTAAATATGAAATGTTAAAATATAAAAATAAATACGAGCTATACTATAAAGAAGATGTTCATTGGAATGATATAGGCGGATACATAGGGTATTTGGAATTGATGAAAGCATTAAATATGACAAATGAGTTAGTTCCTATAGAAAATGTAAAAATCTTAGAAGAAGATAGTTTAGATCATTATATATTAACAAATTATACTAAGAATCATTTTAATATAATAGAAGGTGCAAATAATCATTATTATTCTAAACAGGATAATTATTATTCATATTCTAAGTCTGATGTTTCTAATAACTGTAATATATTATTTATTAGAGATTCTTATGGTTATCATCTGTTTAATTATATAGCTTCTTCATTTAATAGTACAATATTTCTGCACCGCAGTTCTTTTAATATAGAATATATTAAAGAAAGAGATATAAATTTAGTTGTTTTAGAATTTGCTGGATTTAGTATTAAAGGTTTATTAGAAATGACTAATTGGAGAATAGAGGAAATGAACAGAGATTAAAACTATGTTTATAAAATTGACAAAACTTTTATATTTAGTATTATATACTTATTATATTTTATTTTGGGGTTATAAGTATTGAAAATAAAAGATATAGGATTTGATGAATATTTTGAGAAGTTAGCATTAGATAGTTTGAAAATTAATTCTTTGGAAGAGATTAATAATGAAGATCTTGTGCCTGCAAGAGTTATAAGAATTAATAAAAGATACTACACACTTTTTTCTGATGATGGTGAATTTTTAGCAAGAATTAAAGGAAAAATTAGATATAATTCTGAAATACAAAGTGAGCTTCCTGTAGTAGGTGATTGGGTATTAATGAAAAAGTCAGATAATAATGCCTTTATTGATACAATACTCACTAGAAAAAATATTTTGTATAGAAAAGCTAATATTAAAAAAAATGATATTCAGGCTATAGTAAGTAATATTGACTATGCCTTTATTATAGTTGGTATTGATAATGAAATGCCCATGTCTGCTATAGCAAGATATTTGTCGGTAGTTCATACATCTAATATAAAGCCTATAATTGCCATAAGTAAAATTGATTTGTATGAAGATGAAGAGTATAAAGAATTATTAGCACTTATAAAAGAAACTTATCCTAATGAAACAGCTTTTGCCTATAGTTCAAAGACAGGTAAGAATGCAGATACATTTTTGAAATATATTAAAAAAGATACTTCATCAGTATTTATAGGAGCATCAGGGGCTGGAAAATCTACTATTATTAATTATCTTTTAAAAGATGAAAAGATGAAAACTCAGGAAGTAAGAGAGTATGATTTTAAGGGAATGCATACTACTACACATAGAGAACTTTTAGTATTAGACAGCGGCGGAGTAGTAATAGATACACCGGGCTTAAGAAATTTAGGTTTATGGGAAGATGATAAAGGCATAAAGAA includes:
- a CDS encoding alginate O-acetyltransferase AlgX-related protein, whose product is MLFDKVSIKYNTGEIDFTLEELNTIKDVLIFFRDELKKRNIEFALFIAPNKESIYYEFIPKYIKLKDISTIDKLVSYLRENTDINIIYPKYEMLKYKNKYELYYKEDVHWNDIGGYIGYLELMKALNMTNELVPIENVKILEEDSLDHYILTNYTKNHFNIIEGANNHYYSKQDNYYSYSKSDVSNNCNILFIRDSYGYHLFNYIASSFNSTIFLHRSSFNIEYIKERDINLVVLEFAGFSIKGLLEMTNWRIEEMNRD
- the rsgA gene encoding ribosome small subunit-dependent GTPase A — translated: MKIKDIGFDEYFEKLALDSLKINSLEEINNEDLVPARVIRINKRYYTLFSDDGEFLARIKGKIRYNSEIQSELPVVGDWVLMKKSDNNAFIDTILTRKNILYRKANIKKNDIQAIVSNIDYAFIIVGIDNEMPMSAIARYLSVVHTSNIKPIIAISKIDLYEDEEYKELLALIKETYPNETAFAYSSKTGKNADTFLKYIKKDTSSVFIGASGAGKSTIINYLLKDEKMKTQEVREYDFKGMHTTTHRELLVLDSGGVVIDTPGLRNLGLWEDDKGIKKTFEDLEEYAKRCKFKDCTHQHEPDCYILELLENDEIPYERYDAYITLLNENRELQKSSIEIKKDRKAALKKITKHGNKNKKVNK